One Methylocapsa sp. D3K7 DNA window includes the following coding sequences:
- a CDS encoding heparinase II/III family protein, producing the protein MRVAGLLAAGAGSFVRRGLGVPLYALMGLGRRPPERLLIAPQDIRTSDPTLAADIYAGYFAFGGKIVNAHGRSPFELVPVSPAWARALAGFGWLRHLRAADTAVARANARALVDDFLTLAGKPSRIPAWEPEVAARRMLAFLSQSPVILEGADRAFYRRFMKNLGRIQLFLERKLAGGLDGESRLLAAIALAEFGLCAEGTRNLTRKGTKLLIEELNRQILPDGGHIGRNPEVLLDLLPDLLPLRQAYAARGLQPPAQLLNAIDRMMPMLRLFRHGDGTLALFNGMGVTPPELLATILAYDDVRAQPLTSARHSGYQRLQAEDGIALIDAGAPPPQIYSNRAHAGCSSFEFSSGAQRLVINCGSPDANRAAAREAARMTAAHSTLVIDDTSSCRFASHTGLQKWLGDQIVSGPDKVNVERHDQPSGTMIVVAHNGYEARFGLIHERRIMLSQDGKSLGGTDRLHAAKAGEKTSEKADEQHPFAIRFHIHPNVRLKRVREGRSVLCILPNGKRWLFENSAGQADIEESVFFAAPDGPRGCAQIAVHGETSPGTVVEWSFRHIERKASQGEG; encoded by the coding sequence TTGCGCGTCGCGGGTCTTCTTGCCGCCGGCGCCGGATCGTTTGTGCGGCGCGGCCTCGGCGTGCCCCTATATGCACTGATGGGGCTGGGGCGGCGGCCGCCCGAGCGGCTGCTCATCGCCCCGCAAGATATACGAACCAGCGACCCCACCCTGGCAGCGGACATTTATGCCGGTTATTTTGCGTTCGGCGGCAAGATCGTCAATGCGCATGGCCGCTCGCCGTTCGAACTTGTGCCGGTCTCGCCGGCGTGGGCTCGGGCGCTCGCGGGATTTGGCTGGCTCCGTCATTTGCGCGCCGCCGATACGGCGGTGGCGCGTGCCAATGCCCGTGCCCTTGTCGATGATTTTTTGACCCTGGCGGGCAAGCCGAGCCGCATCCCCGCATGGGAGCCGGAGGTCGCGGCGCGGCGCATGCTCGCCTTTCTGTCGCAATCGCCCGTGATCCTTGAGGGCGCGGATCGCGCCTTCTATCGCCGTTTCATGAAGAACCTCGGCCGCATCCAGCTCTTTCTGGAGCGGAAACTCGCCGGAGGTCTCGACGGCGAATCGCGTCTTCTTGCTGCGATCGCGCTCGCCGAATTCGGGCTTTGTGCGGAAGGAACCCGCAATCTGACCCGCAAAGGCACAAAACTGCTCATTGAGGAGCTGAATCGCCAAATTCTTCCAGACGGCGGCCATATCGGCCGCAATCCTGAGGTTTTGCTCGACCTGCTTCCGGATCTGCTTCCCTTGCGGCAAGCCTATGCCGCTCGCGGGCTGCAGCCCCCGGCACAACTCCTCAACGCGATTGATCGCATGATGCCGATGCTGCGTTTGTTCCGGCACGGAGACGGCACCCTCGCCTTGTTTAACGGCATGGGCGTGACGCCGCCCGAATTGCTTGCAACGATTCTTGCCTATGACGATGTGCGGGCGCAGCCGCTCACCAGCGCGCGGCATTCAGGCTATCAGCGCCTCCAGGCGGAGGACGGCATTGCCTTGATTGACGCCGGGGCGCCGCCCCCGCAAATTTATTCCAACCGCGCCCATGCCGGGTGTTCATCTTTTGAGTTTTCTTCCGGCGCGCAACGTCTTGTCATCAATTGCGGCTCGCCGGATGCCAATCGCGCGGCGGCGCGCGAAGCGGCCCGGATGACAGCCGCGCATTCGACACTTGTGATCGACGATACCTCCTCCTGCCGGTTCGCGTCGCACACTGGATTGCAGAAATGGCTCGGCGATCAAATTGTCTCGGGTCCGGATAAGGTCAACGTCGAGCGGCACGACCAGCCATCGGGAACCATGATCGTCGTCGCTCACAATGGCTATGAGGCGCGGTTTGGTTTGATTCACGAGCGCCGGATTATGTTGAGCCAGGACGGCAAGTCACTCGGCGGCACTGATCGTTTGCACGCCGCCAAGGCAGGCGAGAAGACAAGTGAAAAGGCCGACGAACAGCATCCTTTCGCCATCCGCTTCCACATTCATCCGAACGTGCGCCTCAAGCGTGTCCGCGAAGGCCGCTCCGTGCTATGCATTTTGCCAAATGGAAAACGCTGGCTGTTCGAAAATTCGGCCGGGCAAGCCGATATCGAGGAAAGCGTATTTTTCGCAGCGCCGGATGGGCCGCGTGGTTGCGCCCAGATCGCTGTTCACGGCGAAACGAGCCCCGGCACGGTTGTCGAATGGAGTTTTCGCCATATCGAGCGGAAGGCTTCGCAAGGCGAGGGGTAA